A genome region from Mesorhizobium sp. B2-1-8 includes the following:
- a CDS encoding undecaprenyl-diphosphate phosphatase translates to MADICTQGVDTGFVGLGFAKVAFLGLVQGITELLPISSTAHMRIVPAVLGWQDPGSAFSAAMQLAALAAVVSYFWADVRDLLFGSLDALTRRDFADRHFRLALWIVLATIPIVIAGVALSGVLNTCNSPLRSLSVIGWACIAMAVLLGLAEILARHRRTMADASLADALLVGIAQIGALIPGVSRSGSTLTAALGLGFKRAEAARFSFLLGLPAISLAGLKELWELHKVHLDAHGWSVLGLGLLVASISAFFAIWGLMRVLERFSAWPFVIYRGVLGVVLLLGVATGWLA, encoded by the coding sequence ATGGCTGATATCTGCACGCAAGGCGTCGACACGGGCTTTGTCGGCCTTGGATTTGCCAAGGTCGCATTCCTCGGCCTTGTGCAAGGCATCACCGAACTGCTGCCGATTTCTTCGACCGCCCATATGCGCATCGTGCCGGCGGTGCTCGGCTGGCAGGATCCGGGCTCCGCCTTCTCCGCCGCCATGCAACTGGCGGCTCTAGCCGCCGTGGTCAGCTATTTCTGGGCCGATGTGAGGGATCTTCTGTTCGGGTCACTCGACGCCCTCACGCGCCGCGATTTTGCCGACCGGCATTTCCGCCTGGCGCTGTGGATCGTGCTGGCGACGATCCCCATCGTCATCGCCGGTGTGGCTCTCTCGGGCGTTCTCAACACCTGCAATTCGCCGTTGCGCAGCCTGAGCGTGATTGGCTGGGCCTGCATCGCCATGGCGGTCCTGCTGGGGCTGGCGGAAATCCTTGCCCGCCACCGGCGCACCATGGCCGACGCGTCGCTGGCCGATGCACTGCTGGTCGGCATCGCGCAGATCGGCGCCTTGATACCCGGAGTTTCCCGTTCCGGCTCGACCCTGACGGCGGCACTGGGGCTTGGCTTCAAGCGGGCGGAGGCGGCCCGTTTCTCGTTCCTGCTCGGGCTGCCGGCCATCTCGCTCGCCGGCCTCAAGGAATTGTGGGAACTGCACAAGGTGCATCTCGATGCCCATGGATGGTCGGTTCTCGGCCTGGGACTGCTCGTGGCCTCGATATCGGCCTTTTTCGCCATCTGGGGCCTGATGCGTGTGCTGGAACGCTTCTCCGCCTGGCCCTTCGTCATCTATCGCGGCGTGCTCGGGGTTGTCCTGCTGCTCGGCGTGGCAACGGGATGGCTTGCCTAG
- a CDS encoding GFA family protein, which yields MTKYEGGCLCRAVRYRTDAGPINERICHCRLCQKAIGAAFNARVLFRIDDVTVEGPLATVNTSPDLERGFCPSCGTTMFSRRDSAGIIGVTTGSLDDPSLFRPQMHIWTTSKQPWVMLDDGLPQYEGAPPA from the coding sequence ATGACAAAATATGAGGGCGGATGCCTGTGCAGGGCGGTGCGCTACCGCACCGACGCCGGCCCCATCAACGAGCGCATCTGTCATTGCCGGCTCTGCCAGAAGGCGATCGGCGCGGCCTTCAATGCGCGCGTTCTGTTCCGCATCGACGATGTGACGGTCGAGGGTCCGTTGGCCACGGTCAATACCTCGCCGGACCTCGAGCGCGGTTTTTGCCCCAGCTGCGGCACGACGATGTTTTCGCGGCGCGATTCGGCCGGCATCATCGGCGTCACGACCGGTTCGCTCGACGACCCGTCGCTGTTCCGGCCCCAGATGCACATCTGGACCACCTCAAAGCAGCCTTGGGTGATGCTGGATGACGGCCTGCCGCAATATGAAGGCGCTCCGCCGGCCTAG
- a CDS encoding isopenicillin N synthase family dioxygenase: MTADIETIGIAALFGPPSPARDRCDARIMAAAAGIGFMAVRDFPGDDWLTPDKRARLLRIFALPDAGKQELLRWNFDHTKKNFYRGWFPLQPQAVSYKEGIDMGPDLADAARLSASDDPLCEPTPLPAENALPGWRTAAADYYRAMETVGTMLMRSIARGLGLPELIFDAYFDGGISTLRLIRYPLRDANAGVDTSGPEFSVIHKGEMRTIIGREHADSGFVTLLAQDGVEGLQAKNLAGEWIDVPPANGTLAVNFGQLLERWTGGRVRATRHRVIAPKTVRFSIPFFYEPRVDAEISPLPLDDAEPFEPFLYGDYLWESATNFVEMSGIKHLRQPRRAKAS; the protein is encoded by the coding sequence ATGACAGCGGACATCGAAACAATCGGCATTGCGGCTCTGTTCGGACCGCCCTCGCCCGCCCGCGACCGCTGCGACGCCAGGATCATGGCCGCCGCGGCCGGCATCGGTTTCATGGCGGTTCGGGATTTTCCCGGCGATGACTGGCTGACGCCGGACAAGCGCGCGCGATTGCTGCGCATCTTCGCGCTTCCCGATGCCGGGAAGCAGGAATTGCTGCGCTGGAATTTCGATCACACGAAGAAGAATTTCTACCGCGGCTGGTTTCCGCTGCAGCCGCAAGCCGTTTCCTACAAGGAAGGTATCGACATGGGGCCGGACCTTGCCGACGCGGCGCGACTGTCAGCCTCCGACGATCCCCTGTGTGAGCCGACACCATTGCCAGCCGAAAATGCGCTGCCCGGCTGGCGTACCGCCGCAGCCGACTACTATCGCGCGATGGAGACGGTCGGCACCATGCTGATGCGGTCGATCGCTCGCGGACTTGGCCTGCCTGAACTGATCTTCGATGCCTATTTCGATGGTGGCATCTCGACGCTGCGCCTGATCCGCTATCCCCTGCGCGACGCCAATGCCGGCGTCGACACCAGCGGGCCGGAGTTTTCGGTGATCCACAAGGGTGAGATGCGCACCATCATCGGCCGCGAACATGCCGATTCAGGCTTCGTCACCTTGCTGGCGCAGGACGGCGTCGAGGGCCTGCAGGCAAAGAACCTCGCCGGCGAATGGATCGACGTGCCTCCAGCCAACGGCACGCTGGCGGTCAATTTCGGCCAGTTGCTGGAACGCTGGACCGGCGGCCGCGTGCGGGCGACACGGCACCGGGTCATCGCGCCGAAAACGGTGCGGTTCTCGATCCCGTTCTTCTACGAGCCGCGCGTCGATGCGGAAATCTCGCCTCTGCCATTGGACGACGCCGAACCGTTCGAGCCGTTTCTCTACGGTGACTATCTCTGGGAGTCGGCGACGAACTTCGTCGAGATGAGCGGTATCAAGCATCTGAGGCAGCCTCGCCGAGCCAAGGCTTCCTGA
- a CDS encoding ParB N-terminal domain-containing protein — MLRVQKVKVDDIYVPTARKKTLHPETVRHLAEDILENGMKTPIQVRHDGKRHILVEGLHRLEAAKWLGESEIDAYLVHAKRH; from the coding sequence ATGCTCAGGGTGCAAAAGGTCAAGGTCGACGATATCTACGTGCCCACCGCGCGCAAGAAGACACTGCATCCCGAGACCGTCCGGCATCTGGCCGAGGATATACTGGAAAACGGCATGAAGACGCCGATCCAGGTCCGCCACGACGGCAAGCGGCACATACTTGTCGAAGGACTGCACCGTCTGGAGGCAGCCAAGTGGCTCGGCGAGTCGGAGATCGACGCCTATCTGGTGCACGCCAAACGCCACTGA
- a CDS encoding N,N-dimethylformamidase beta subunit family domain-containing protein produces MINLPTEFPDFGLTAAQRRHAVRGHYYEWPGMDGERGEIWCYSDRFSYRAGEMVILHVSSTAPSFGITIVRDGGAERKVFEKSGIASCWQDSPDQCSAEGCGWQASFEFRVGNDWPSGAYRVTLTADGRDGKSIQSHHIFIVSPQPGKKPGRVLQVAATGTWLAYNTWGGSNHYQGITGPDRNQYSPIVSTQRPWCRGFVVLPGDAPRVPLEVAVPPKTVPRYPHMEWALATGHSKKYASSGWASYDSHFFRFAERAGYDVDLTSQHDLHFSPEILDGYDCAVFVGHDEYWTWEMRDAVDFYVERGGHAARFAGNFMWQTRLEDEGRRQVCYKYRARAEDPAYRGGDVTRATNSWEAPEIGRPGSATFGLNATRGVYAGWGGCAPRGVRGFPVYRPEHWAFAGTGIYYGDLLGADSHVYGYEVDGLDFEIRGGLPYPTATSGAPDGLQVLAVGMASQVEESADIPVEDQFLTDEDGRFTAETLFGEASDANLEKVKRGNGMIVNFPRGKGDVFHAGSCEWVAGLLRQDPMVERVTQNVLDRFLGKS; encoded by the coding sequence ATGATCAATCTGCCAACCGAATTCCCCGATTTCGGACTGACGGCGGCGCAGCGCCGCCATGCCGTGCGCGGCCACTATTACGAATGGCCAGGCATGGATGGCGAGCGCGGCGAGATCTGGTGTTACAGCGACCGGTTTTCGTACCGTGCCGGCGAGATGGTGATTTTGCATGTCAGTTCGACCGCTCCGTCCTTCGGCATCACGATCGTTCGGGACGGCGGCGCCGAGAGGAAAGTGTTCGAGAAGTCGGGCATCGCATCGTGCTGGCAGGACAGTCCGGATCAATGCTCGGCCGAAGGTTGCGGCTGGCAAGCCTCCTTCGAATTCCGTGTGGGAAACGATTGGCCGTCCGGCGCCTATCGCGTGACGCTGACCGCGGACGGGCGCGACGGCAAGTCGATCCAAAGTCACCACATTTTTATCGTCTCTCCCCAGCCCGGCAAGAAACCCGGCCGCGTGCTGCAGGTGGCGGCGACGGGCACATGGCTTGCCTACAACACCTGGGGAGGCTCCAACCACTATCAGGGCATCACCGGGCCCGACCGCAACCAGTACTCGCCCATCGTGTCGACGCAGCGCCCCTGGTGCCGCGGCTTCGTCGTGCTGCCCGGGGATGCGCCGCGCGTGCCATTGGAGGTCGCGGTGCCGCCGAAGACCGTGCCGCGGTATCCGCACATGGAGTGGGCGCTCGCCACCGGTCATTCGAAGAAATACGCCTCGTCCGGTTGGGCCAGCTACGACAGCCATTTTTTTCGCTTCGCCGAACGGGCTGGTTATGATGTCGACCTGACAAGCCAGCACGACCTGCATTTTTCGCCCGAGATACTCGACGGGTATGACTGCGCGGTCTTCGTCGGCCATGACGAATACTGGACCTGGGAGATGCGCGACGCGGTCGACTTCTACGTCGAACGCGGCGGTCACGCGGCGCGTTTTGCCGGCAATTTCATGTGGCAGACGCGGCTGGAGGACGAGGGCCGCCGACAGGTCTGCTACAAATACCGCGCCCGGGCCGAGGATCCCGCCTATCGCGGCGGCGACGTGACGCGCGCCACCAATTCCTGGGAAGCGCCCGAAATCGGCCGGCCGGGTTCAGCCACCTTCGGGCTCAACGCCACACGTGGTGTCTATGCCGGCTGGGGCGGCTGCGCGCCACGTGGCGTACGCGGTTTTCCGGTCTATCGGCCGGAACATTGGGCCTTCGCCGGCACCGGCATCTATTACGGCGACCTGCTCGGCGCCGACAGCCATGTCTATGGCTATGAGGTGGACGGGCTCGACTTCGAGATACGCGGCGGCCTGCCCTACCCGACCGCGACCAGCGGCGCGCCCGATGGCTTGCAGGTGCTCGCCGTCGGTATGGCAAGCCAGGTCGAGGAAAGCGCCGACATCCCGGTCGAGGACCAGTTCCTCACCGACGAGGACGGCCGCTTCACCGCCGAAACTTTGTTCGGCGAGGCGAGCGACGCCAATCTCGAAAAGGTCAAACGCGGCAATGGCATGATCGTCAATTTTCCACGCGGCAAGGGCGACGTGTTCCACGCCGGAAGCTGCGAATGGGTCGCCGGCCTGCTAAGACAAGACCCGATGGTCGAACGGGTTACCCAGAATGTCCTCGATCGCTTTCTTGGAAAGTCCTGA
- a CDS encoding aspartate aminotransferase family protein yields the protein MSKVQPAIQDTDARRQSHLFYLSSLRRPLIDRAEGIYMWTQDGRRFIDGSSGPMVANIGHSNRNVLDAMKRQMDRATFAYRLHFENEPAEELARELAGKLPVGMDRIFFVSGGSEATESCIKLARQWAVATGQAGRWKVITRFPSYHGGTLGSLSITGDDALAETFTPMMRVMPTVPAPTAWRDRDNLSMEQRGVRYADILEEKILAEGPESVVAFIMEPIGGAATAALVAPDSYYARIREICDRYGILLIHDEVMSGAGRTGKFLGGDHWNCKPDIVALSKGLGSGYAPLGALAAPMRLVEPLLASGGFQHGHTYAGNPLACAAGLAVLGEMDRLDLIADAAAMGDVLMDGLKGLAKRFPFIADVRGKGLLTGAEMVADPDTLKPIEQSKKATQRLLDIAYERGLIIYGRRVKGGVDGDNFMVAPPMIVTSEQIGEIISIIGDSLEVLASELDLPVEGRG from the coding sequence ATGTCGAAAGTCCAGCCTGCCATTCAAGACACCGATGCCCGGCGCCAATCGCATCTGTTCTACCTCTCCAGCCTACGCCGGCCGCTGATCGACCGCGCCGAAGGCATCTACATGTGGACGCAGGATGGTCGCCGTTTCATCGACGGGTCGAGCGGGCCGATGGTCGCCAATATCGGCCATTCCAACCGCAATGTGCTCGACGCCATGAAGCGGCAGATGGACCGCGCCACCTTCGCCTACCGGCTGCATTTCGAGAACGAGCCGGCGGAAGAACTGGCGCGAGAACTTGCCGGCAAGCTGCCGGTAGGCATGGACCGCATCTTCTTCGTCTCCGGCGGTTCCGAAGCGACGGAATCCTGCATCAAGCTGGCGAGGCAATGGGCCGTGGCCACCGGCCAAGCCGGCCGCTGGAAAGTGATCACCCGCTTCCCTTCCTATCATGGCGGTACGCTGGGGTCGCTTTCGATCACCGGCGACGATGCGCTGGCCGAGACTTTTACGCCGATGATGCGGGTGATGCCGACCGTGCCGGCACCAACCGCCTGGCGCGACCGCGACAATCTCTCGATGGAGCAGCGCGGCGTGCGCTATGCCGACATACTGGAGGAAAAAATCCTCGCCGAAGGCCCCGAAAGCGTCGTCGCTTTCATCATGGAGCCGATCGGCGGCGCCGCGACCGCTGCGCTTGTCGCGCCGGACAGCTACTATGCGCGCATCCGCGAGATCTGCGACCGCTACGGCATCCTGCTGATCCATGACGAAGTGATGAGCGGTGCCGGCCGCACCGGCAAATTCCTCGGCGGCGACCACTGGAATTGCAAGCCGGATATCGTCGCGCTGTCGAAGGGACTGGGATCGGGCTACGCGCCGCTCGGGGCACTGGCGGCGCCGATGCGGCTGGTCGAGCCACTGCTCGCCTCCGGCGGCTTCCAGCATGGCCACACCTATGCCGGCAACCCGCTGGCCTGCGCCGCCGGACTTGCCGTGCTTGGCGAAATGGACCGGCTCGACCTGATCGCCGATGCGGCTGCCATGGGCGATGTGCTGATGGACGGATTGAAGGGCCTGGCGAAGCGCTTTCCGTTCATTGCCGATGTGCGCGGCAAGGGGCTGCTTACCGGCGCCGAAATGGTCGCCGATCCCGATACGCTGAAACCGATCGAACAGAGCAAAAAAGCCACGCAGCGCCTGCTCGACATCGCCTATGAGCGCGGGCTGATCATCTATGGCCGCAGGGTCAAGGGCGGCGTCGACGGCGACAATTTCATGGTGGCACCGCCGATGATCGTCACCAGCGAACAGATCGGCGAGATCATCTCCATCATTGGCGACTCGCTCGAGGTTCTGGCCTCCGAGCTCGACCTGCCGGTTGAAGGCCGGGGGTAG
- a CDS encoding 3-keto-5-aminohexanoate cleavage protein: MAPRKVIITCAVTGSVHTPSMSPYLPVTPDQIAADAIAAAEAGASILHLHARDPRDGRPTADPDVFMQFLPRIKQATSAVINITTGGSSLMTLDQRLAAPLRAEPEMCSLNMGSMNFALFPMLDKPREWQHEWEPKLLEATRDTIFKNTFADMEGVLERLGKGCGTRFEFECYDVGHLYSLAHFRDRGLVSGPLFIQFVLGILGGIGADPDNLVHMKRIADKLFGDSYQFSVLAAGRNQIPLISIAAAMGGNVRVGLEDSLYDGRQLAKSNADQVRRIRGILDGLSLEVATPAEARDMLALKGGDRVAF; encoded by the coding sequence ATGGCGCCGCGCAAAGTCATCATCACCTGCGCCGTCACCGGTTCGGTGCACACGCCGTCGATGTCGCCCTATCTGCCGGTGACACCGGACCAGATTGCCGCGGACGCCATCGCGGCGGCCGAGGCCGGCGCCTCGATCCTGCATCTGCATGCCCGAGACCCCAGGGACGGGCGGCCGACCGCCGATCCCGATGTGTTCATGCAGTTCCTGCCGCGCATCAAGCAGGCGACGTCGGCTGTCATCAACATCACCACCGGCGGTTCCTCGCTGATGACGCTCGACCAGCGGTTGGCGGCGCCGCTTCGGGCCGAGCCCGAGATGTGCTCTCTCAACATGGGCTCGATGAATTTCGCGCTGTTTCCGATGCTCGACAAGCCAAGGGAATGGCAACACGAATGGGAACCGAAGCTGCTCGAAGCCACGCGCGACACCATCTTCAAGAACACGTTCGCCGACATGGAGGGCGTGCTCGAGCGGCTTGGCAAAGGCTGCGGCACCCGCTTCGAGTTCGAGTGCTACGATGTCGGCCACCTCTATTCGCTGGCGCATTTCCGCGACCGGGGGCTGGTGTCGGGACCGCTGTTCATCCAGTTCGTGCTGGGCATACTGGGCGGCATCGGCGCCGACCCTGACAATCTTGTCCACATGAAGCGCATCGCCGACAAATTGTTCGGCGACAGCTACCAGTTCTCGGTGCTGGCCGCGGGCCGCAACCAGATTCCGCTGATATCGATCGCCGCCGCGATGGGCGGCAATGTCCGTGTCGGGCTGGAAGACAGCCTCTATGACGGCCGCCAATTGGCGAAATCCAACGCCGACCAGGTGCGCCGCATCCGTGGCATTCTCGACGGGCTTTCGCTGGAGGTTGCGACACCGGCGGAAGCGCGCGACATGCTGGCGCTCAAGGGCGGCGACCGGGTGGCTTTTTGA
- a CDS encoding GNAT family N-acetyltransferase yields MTNPSNDVLLRPGTIDDVENIHAAILKLGTHIGAPEEIVSTADDLRTWGFGEKPAFSTLIAEVGGEFAGLCLHFPIFSTWMGRPGVYVQDLYVEDRFRGRKIGERLLRRVAAECRRDGGVYLRLSVDTDNEGAKTFYERLGIAWSSYEQTQKIIGEAFFAFADASENGEQE; encoded by the coding sequence GTGACTAATCCATCCAATGATGTCCTCCTCCGCCCCGGCACCATCGATGATGTCGAAAACATCCATGCGGCGATCCTGAAGCTCGGTACCCATATCGGCGCGCCCGAGGAAATCGTCTCGACGGCGGACGACCTCAGAACCTGGGGCTTCGGCGAAAAGCCCGCCTTCTCGACCCTGATCGCCGAAGTCGGTGGCGAATTCGCCGGGCTTTGCCTGCATTTCCCGATCTTCTCGACCTGGATGGGTCGGCCTGGCGTCTATGTGCAGGACCTCTATGTCGAGGACCGGTTCCGTGGCCGCAAGATCGGCGAACGCCTGCTGCGGCGCGTGGCGGCCGAGTGCCGTAGGGATGGCGGCGTGTATCTCAGGCTGTCCGTCGACACCGACAATGAGGGAGCCAAGACCTTTTACGAGAGGTTGGGCATTGCCTGGTCGAGTTACGAGCAGACGCAGAAAATCATCGGCGAGGCCTTTTTCGCCTTCGCCGACGCGTCGGAAAATGGGGAGCAGGAATGA